One stretch of Chryseobacterium sp. LJ668 DNA includes these proteins:
- a CDS encoding choice-of-anchor L domain-containing protein gives MFNKSAGSLFLALFLALLGNFTFSQNREKGKSIMKASSQTMKAGAFIDVNTAGYPESSYSITQLVKDVLIAGGSACSTANVSNVVVSPNLAVSNQARTWGFFNKGTTNFPFAKGIVLTTGHARKAGNTFQSSELSDGVPTQGDTDLATALGISNVNLKDATYIEFDFVPSSTEVKFRYLFASEEYENNYPCTIGDGFALLLKKVGDPNYINLAVLPGGAGPVSVTNIHPANEFDGTPLGCGAANASYFGGYNNAAIETNFSGRTVPLTAQATVIPGQTYHFKMVLADFQDAAFDSGVFLEAGSFDIGVQILGPTGVQLPPSINVCDNAPQTFTASVQIPNATYQWFLGTTPIPGATSASYIATQPGVYSVEVTIPGNSCPGKATVTIVGGTSPTVQNATLTSCYAAGNVTFNLTSAQASISTTPGATFSYYVNQADANAGNASTIAVPTAFSSAGNQTIYVLVKNGFCSKVAQLQLVKAAEITATIAPPQVLTCTNSQIILNASASVYPAGSTFAWTTTGGNIVSGGTTLNPVINAAGTYTLTISNTFAGNVTCTGVANVTVTGNSAPPTTGLTASKIIICSGETVTLTATGGVTYNWGGGLPGNGATQIVTPTANTTYTVTAVGANGCVSTTPATVTIQVSQPFTAQNASLIKCFQQGNITYDLTFAQSQISTASGLTFTYYVNQADANAGNTNNITTPTTFSSAGNQTIYVLVTNGGCKYVVTLQLLTTAPTTLTIAAPQTITCTTAQVTLNASASVIPAGSTVVWTTTGGNIVSGANTLNPIVNAAGTYTLTVTNVTQPANLTCTFTATVTVIQDKVLPVANLTSTFQQICPGESVTLTASGGATYNWGNGLTGNGPTQTVSPATTTIYTVFAVGANGCISTNPASITIVVGPPTAIVAASKSKICAGESVTLTASGGFTYNWVGLPGNGNTQVVTPTVTTTYSVFALGGNGCVSTTPATITIEVVPAIVSTLKDVYACAGDAGILDAGAGPNYTYLWSTGATTQTISTNIPGSYSVTISNGTCSKLFTAQLINPDLPQFTNVVFENNVLTITATNPSGGVLEYSIDGGITWQTSNIFYNILNNTNYSLMVKVKDAKCGNTLQFFTFVISNAITPNSDGVNDFIDFTGISNYKNFAASIFDRYGALLFRADKSSVIWDGSLKGINLPTATYWYQVQWENPASKKLELKSGWILLKNRN, from the coding sequence ATGTTTAATAAAAGTGCAGGAAGTTTATTTTTGGCTTTATTTTTAGCTCTTCTTGGAAATTTTACATTTTCTCAGAACAGGGAAAAAGGTAAGAGTATCATGAAAGCTTCTTCTCAGACAATGAAAGCAGGCGCTTTTATTGATGTAAATACAGCCGGCTATCCGGAGTCTTCATATAGTATAACCCAATTGGTAAAAGATGTTCTTATTGCCGGCGGTTCAGCATGTTCTACAGCGAATGTAAGCAATGTTGTTGTATCACCTAATTTAGCAGTGAGCAATCAGGCAAGAACCTGGGGTTTCTTTAATAAAGGAACTACCAATTTCCCGTTTGCAAAAGGAATCGTTCTCACAACAGGTCATGCCAGAAAAGCTGGAAATACTTTTCAGTCATCAGAACTTAGTGATGGTGTCCCGACCCAAGGTGATACAGATCTGGCAACAGCTCTTGGTATTTCTAATGTCAATTTAAAAGATGCAACTTACATAGAATTTGATTTTGTTCCGAGTTCCACAGAAGTTAAATTTAGGTATCTTTTTGCTTCAGAGGAGTATGAAAATAATTATCCTTGTACAATTGGTGATGGTTTTGCATTATTGCTGAAAAAAGTTGGAGACCCTAATTATATTAATTTGGCAGTATTGCCTGGTGGAGCAGGACCTGTAAGTGTTACCAATATTCACCCTGCTAATGAATTTGACGGCACACCTCTTGGCTGTGGAGCGGCGAATGCTTCATATTTCGGAGGCTATAATAATGCCGCGATCGAGACGAATTTCAGTGGCCGTACGGTTCCATTAACAGCACAAGCAACCGTAATTCCTGGCCAGACTTACCATTTTAAAATGGTTTTGGCAGATTTTCAAGATGCTGCTTTCGATTCGGGGGTATTTTTAGAAGCGGGTTCGTTTGACATAGGAGTGCAAATTTTAGGACCTACTGGCGTTCAGCTTCCGCCGTCTATTAATGTTTGTGATAATGCTCCGCAGACTTTCACGGCATCAGTTCAGATTCCAAATGCTACTTACCAGTGGTTTTTAGGAACAACGCCAATCCCTGGAGCAACCAGTGCATCTTATATTGCAACTCAGCCTGGAGTATACTCTGTTGAGGTTACCATTCCTGGAAATTCGTGTCCCGGAAAAGCTACAGTGACAATTGTTGGCGGAACTTCGCCGACTGTACAGAATGCTACATTGACGAGCTGTTATGCTGCAGGCAATGTGACTTTTAACTTAACTTCAGCACAAGCTTCTATAAGTACAACGCCGGGAGCTACATTTTCATATTATGTCAATCAGGCTGATGCCAACGCAGGAAATGCAAGTACAATTGCTGTACCGACTGCCTTTTCCAGTGCAGGAAATCAAACTATCTATGTTTTAGTTAAAAATGGTTTCTGCTCTAAAGTTGCACAGTTACAGCTGGTCAAAGCTGCTGAAATCACAGCTACGATAGCACCGCCGCAAGTATTGACGTGTACCAATTCTCAGATCATATTAAATGCTTCAGCATCTGTTTATCCTGCAGGATCTACATTTGCATGGACAACGACAGGAGGAAATATAGTATCGGGTGGAACCACTCTAAACCCAGTCATTAATGCGGCAGGAACATATACATTAACGATCTCAAATACGTTTGCAGGAAACGTAACCTGTACCGGTGTTGCCAATGTCACAGTGACAGGAAACAGCGCGCCGCCAACTACTGGGCTTACAGCAAGTAAAATAATAATTTGCTCCGGAGAAACAGTTACTTTAACCGCTACTGGCGGAGTAACGTACAATTGGGGAGGCGGACTTCCCGGAAATGGTGCAACCCAGATTGTAACACCAACAGCAAACACAACGTATACAGTAACCGCAGTTGGTGCTAACGGTTGTGTTTCGACTACACCGGCTACAGTAACCATTCAGGTTTCTCAACCGTTTACCGCTCAGAATGCAAGTCTTATCAAATGTTTTCAGCAGGGAAATATTACATATGATTTAACTTTCGCACAAAGCCAGATCAGTACAGCATCCGGATTAACATTTACGTATTATGTAAACCAGGCTGATGCAAATGCCGGAAACACAAATAATATAACGACCCCAACAACATTCTCAAGTGCAGGAAACCAAACAATTTATGTTCTTGTAACAAATGGAGGATGTAAATATGTTGTTACGTTACAATTATTGACAACTGCGCCGACAACATTGACCATCGCTGCACCACAAACAATAACATGTACAACCGCTCAGGTGACTTTAAATGCATCAGCATCTGTAATCCCTGCAGGATCTACAGTGGTGTGGACGACAACAGGAGGGAACATCGTATCTGGTGCGAATACGCTAAACCCTATCGTTAATGCTGCAGGAACGTATACTTTAACAGTAACTAATGTTACTCAACCCGCAAATTTAACATGTACATTTACGGCAACGGTAACAGTTATACAGGATAAGGTTTTACCTGTTGCAAATTTAACGTCTACTTTCCAGCAAATTTGTCCGGGAGAATCTGTTACCTTAACGGCTTCAGGAGGTGCAACATATAATTGGGGGAATGGTCTTACAGGAAATGGGCCTACACAAACTGTTTCACCAGCTACTACTACAATATACACTGTTTTTGCAGTTGGTGCCAATGGTTGTATTTCTACCAATCCTGCGTCTATAACCATTGTCGTGGGTCCGCCAACAGCAATCGTTGCTGCTTCTAAAAGTAAAATATGTGCCGGCGAATCAGTTACTTTAACAGCGAGTGGAGGTTTCACGTATAACTGGGTAGGATTACCGGGTAACGGAAATACACAAGTAGTTACACCAACAGTTACCACTACGTATTCAGTTTTTGCATTGGGAGGAAACGGATGCGTATCAACCACACCTGCAACGATAACTATTGAAGTTGTTCCGGCAATTGTTTCTACATTAAAAGATGTATATGCATGTGCTGGTGATGCAGGAATTCTAGATGCAGGCGCGGGACCGAACTATACTTATTTATGGAGCACTGGTGCTACTACACAAACAATCTCAACAAATATCCCGGGATCTTATAGTGTAACCATCAGTAACGGAACCTGCTCTAAACTATTTACTGCTCAGCTAATTAATCCAGACCTTCCGCAATTTACCAACGTTGTCTTTGAAAACAATGTATTAACAATCACGGCTACCAATCCATCGGGTGGAGTGTTAGAATATTCTATTGACGGCGGTATCACTTGGCAGACATCTAATATTTTTTATA